A single window of Candidatus Baltobacteraceae bacterium DNA harbors:
- the murI gene encoding glutamate racemase, producing MLGLFDSGLGGLTVLRRVRELLPAHDLLFFADQAHLPYGDRSDGELVRLLEHNVGWLDGRAVEAIVMACNTSCAVADRAGWPPARATVLDLIESAAIAAERAGYKKIGVVATAATARSGSYARQICLRVPDARVTEIGAPKLVPLVEAGLADGAAAREAVADYCAQLPHDLDAVLLACTHYPILDAHFARALGESVVRVDPALVQAERTATLVRERGLAPGSGITHYTTNGDLGAFRANVERLMGPLPERDRIEAVAPLALRS from the coding sequence GTGCTCGGACTCTTCGATTCCGGCCTCGGCGGCCTGACGGTGCTGCGTCGCGTACGCGAACTCTTGCCCGCGCACGATCTGTTGTTTTTTGCCGATCAAGCGCATCTTCCGTACGGCGACCGCAGCGACGGCGAACTGGTGCGGCTGCTCGAACACAACGTGGGCTGGCTCGACGGTCGGGCGGTCGAGGCGATCGTGATGGCGTGCAACACATCGTGCGCCGTCGCGGATCGTGCCGGTTGGCCGCCCGCGCGGGCGACCGTGCTCGATTTGATCGAATCGGCCGCGATCGCGGCGGAACGCGCGGGCTATAAGAAGATCGGCGTCGTCGCTACGGCGGCGACCGCGCGCAGCGGGTCGTACGCGCGTCAGATTTGCCTGCGCGTTCCCGACGCGCGCGTCACCGAGATCGGCGCACCGAAACTCGTTCCGTTGGTGGAAGCGGGGCTGGCGGACGGCGCGGCGGCGCGCGAAGCCGTCGCGGATTACTGCGCGCAACTGCCGCACGATCTGGACGCCGTCTTGCTCGCGTGCACGCACTACCCGATTCTCGACGCGCATTTCGCGCGCGCTCTCGGCGAAAGCGTCGTGCGGGTCGATCCGGCGCTGGTTCAGGCGGAGCGTACGGCGACGCTCGTGCGCGAGCGCGGCCTGGCCCCCGGTTCGGGCATCACGCACTACACGACCAACGGCGATCTTGGCGCGTTTCGCGCGAACGTCGAGCGATTGATGGGCCCTCTCCCAGAGCGCGATCGCATCGAAGCGGTCGCGCCGCTTGCGTTACGTTCCTAG
- a CDS encoding N-acetylmuramoyl-L-alanine amidase, whose translation MSWINRYSVRIFSALALALFVAGGASVPASAQQRSAYVFAGKPLTFSHLYSQNGREAIGINDPGLRALLEALGATVTWQSGERYVLVTTAQPIVVSFAVGDTRYDVGPVEQQAPFAPFIKNGEAYVPLDELVRALDLAPKRDGSDVVLQPQLAGIDIRSSGGGTQLVAHAAVPIDAHIVSATGDRIVLAFEGLGTTLERSRRVQASGLREIDIRTEGTVRDPRTLVTLALVPGTAHGPPSTDDQRDFTMGFGSAIAGQPAATPEQPADQTATVTPAPAQASGVTVDAVTGSATAAGYHITIAVSGNATYEWHRLRPPDNRWYVDIHEASLGMAPSDQTGEGPVQTVRVRQAADRTVRVALSLTDYDTVDVRPTDSGLTIDVSGTAADVANAPKSGSGTIGSSAIANAPAGDSNDAWKFSPRPEDSAKPYAAQNPRLIVIDPGHGGSDGGTVRGGLEEKNLTLDMAKRLRTLLVGRGWQVTMTRDTDKDVFGPYDSAHDELQARVDIGNHAGARMFVSIHVNGFINAGPHGTTTYYSKPSDVPFAKDVERRLATTLGTSDDGIVKSKLYVTLHSAMPAILVETAFLTNPDDFAKLASADWRQKVAQAIADGIGDYAGAPPAGSQDSGQ comes from the coding sequence TTGAGCTGGATCAACCGTTACAGCGTTCGGATTTTTAGCGCTTTAGCGCTGGCACTCTTCGTTGCCGGCGGCGCATCCGTGCCCGCATCCGCGCAGCAGCGCTCGGCATACGTCTTCGCCGGAAAGCCGCTGACGTTCTCGCATCTCTACTCGCAGAATGGCCGCGAAGCGATCGGCATCAACGATCCCGGATTACGTGCGTTGCTCGAGGCTCTCGGCGCTACCGTAACGTGGCAGTCGGGCGAGCGCTACGTACTGGTGACGACGGCGCAGCCGATCGTCGTAAGTTTTGCCGTCGGCGACACGCGATACGATGTCGGTCCGGTCGAACAACAGGCGCCGTTCGCACCGTTCATCAAGAACGGCGAAGCGTACGTGCCGCTCGACGAACTCGTGCGCGCGCTCGATCTCGCGCCGAAACGCGACGGAAGCGACGTCGTGCTTCAGCCGCAGTTGGCCGGCATCGATATACGCAGCAGCGGCGGCGGCACGCAGCTGGTCGCCCACGCCGCGGTTCCGATCGACGCGCACATAGTGAGCGCAACGGGAGATCGCATCGTGCTCGCGTTCGAAGGACTCGGAACGACGCTCGAACGCTCGCGGCGAGTGCAGGCCAGCGGCTTACGTGAGATCGACATTCGCACCGAGGGCACCGTACGCGATCCGCGGACGCTCGTGACGCTCGCGCTCGTGCCGGGAACCGCGCACGGGCCGCCGTCGACCGACGATCAGCGCGATTTCACGATGGGATTCGGTAGCGCCATAGCCGGGCAGCCGGCGGCAACGCCCGAACAGCCGGCGGATCAAACGGCGACGGTGACGCCGGCGCCGGCCCAAGCGTCGGGCGTTACCGTGGATGCGGTCACCGGCAGCGCGACGGCCGCGGGATATCATATTACGATCGCGGTCAGCGGAAACGCCACCTACGAATGGCACCGCCTTCGGCCACCGGATAATCGCTGGTACGTGGACATTCACGAAGCGAGTCTCGGTATGGCGCCGAGCGATCAAACTGGCGAAGGCCCGGTGCAGACCGTGCGCGTACGACAAGCCGCCGATCGCACGGTGCGCGTTGCCTTGAGCCTGACCGATTACGACACGGTCGACGTGCGGCCGACCGATAGCGGGCTTACGATCGACGTATCCGGCACCGCGGCCGACGTAGCGAATGCGCCGAAGAGCGGATCGGGCACGATCGGCAGCTCCGCAATTGCGAATGCGCCCGCCGGAGATAGCAACGACGCGTGGAAATTCTCGCCGCGACCCGAGGATAGCGCGAAGCCCTACGCCGCGCAGAATCCGCGTCTGATCGTGATCGATCCCGGACACGGCGGCAGCGACGGCGGAACCGTGCGCGGCGGACTCGAGGAAAAAAATCTCACGCTGGATATGGCCAAGCGACTGCGCACGCTTCTGGTCGGGCGCGGGTGGCAGGTCACGATGACGCGGGACACGGATAAAGACGTCTTCGGTCCGTACGATTCGGCGCACGACGAACTGCAAGCGCGCGTCGATATCGGCAACCACGCCGGAGCGCGAATGTTCGTCTCCATTCACGTCAACGGATTTATCAATGCCGGTCCGCACGGCACGACGACGTACTACTCGAAGCCCTCCGACGTTCCGTTTGCCAAAGACGTCGAGCGACGGCTCGCGACGACGCTGGGCACCAGCGACGACGGCATCGTCAAAAGCAAACTGTACGTAACGCTGCATTCGGCGATGCCGGCGATTCTCGTCGAGACGGCGTTTCTTACCAACCCCGACGATTTTGCCAAGCTGGCATCGGCGGATTGGCGGCAAAAGGTCGCCCAAGCGATCGCCGACGGTATCGGCGATTATGCCGGAGCGCCTCCCGCCGGTTCGCAAGACAGCGGGCAATAG
- a CDS encoding GerMN domain-containing protein, translating into MRATRILSLIALLVLVSAASWFFLSRQSSPVGGQLTVYYTKADGQSEIPWSVSMRPQASGESAAEHLHNAALYAATQAVAGPASNVNAVRFPTGTHVLSVDVTGSTAVVDLSKEVESQTGTFGESGEFKSLVWTLTGLPGIHAVGVRIAGEKLSTLPGGHLELDQPLQRSDF; encoded by the coding sequence GTGAGAGCTACACGGATACTGTCTCTAATCGCGCTGCTCGTTCTCGTGTCGGCGGCGTCGTGGTTCTTTCTCTCTCGCCAGAGCAGCCCGGTCGGCGGTCAACTCACGGTGTATTACACCAAGGCCGATGGTCAGAGCGAGATCCCGTGGAGCGTTTCGATGCGTCCGCAAGCTTCGGGTGAGAGCGCGGCCGAACATCTACATAACGCGGCGCTCTATGCCGCGACGCAAGCGGTTGCCGGCCCTGCGAGCAACGTCAACGCCGTTCGGTTCCCGACTGGAACGCATGTCCTCTCCGTTGACGTTACCGGTTCGACGGCCGTCGTCGATCTCTCCAAAGAGGTCGAGAGTCAGACCGGTACGTTCGGGGAGAGCGGCGAGTTCAAGTCGCTCGTCTGGACGCTGACCGGCTTGCCCGGCATTCATGCCGTCGGCGTTCGCATCGCCGGCGAAAAGCTTAGCACGCTGCCTGGGGGGCATCTTGAGCTGGATCAACCGTTACAGCGTTCGGATTTTTAG
- a CDS encoding alpha/beta hydrolase codes for MLALALIVLALSIWIVLPGPNLPLFALTVGASELWPILTIVDIVALAAIVRFARGRLRALPIALAAVALGCTLVVPEAYVAYGPHVPLQAFFRAIPPRNVASPPPGAPVVVAIYGGAWQRGSPANDAALNATIASWGYRVVPIDYPHAPQARWPAQRDAVLREIDAIDARRIVLLGHSSGAQLALIAGALRSKRVSAIVTYESPVDLRLGYEYPAQPDIIHARAIIGALCDGPPVRKPACYRSASPRYAVHAGMPPVMLIAAGRDHVVNLQFERFLRDELRGDGVPVTYLELPWADHAFETVAGGFHDRIALWYLRRFLARTAGTQAGVSRDSWNAGEDARSLSRRPAPHARV; via the coding sequence GTGCTTGCGCTCGCGCTGATCGTTCTCGCGCTCTCCATTTGGATCGTGCTGCCGGGTCCGAATTTGCCGCTCTTCGCGCTGACCGTTGGAGCGAGCGAGCTTTGGCCCATTCTCACGATCGTGGATATCGTCGCGCTCGCGGCGATCGTTCGCTTCGCGCGCGGACGGCTGCGCGCATTGCCCATCGCACTTGCCGCCGTCGCACTCGGATGCACGCTCGTCGTACCCGAAGCGTACGTCGCGTACGGACCGCACGTTCCGTTACAGGCGTTCTTTCGCGCGATCCCGCCGCGCAACGTCGCCTCGCCGCCGCCCGGTGCGCCGGTCGTCGTTGCGATTTACGGCGGCGCGTGGCAGCGCGGTTCGCCCGCTAACGATGCGGCGCTCAACGCAACGATCGCGTCGTGGGGCTATCGCGTCGTGCCGATCGATTACCCGCACGCGCCGCAAGCGCGCTGGCCCGCGCAGCGCGATGCCGTGCTCCGGGAGATCGACGCGATCGACGCGCGGCGAATCGTGCTGCTCGGTCACTCCTCGGGCGCGCAGCTCGCCTTGATCGCGGGCGCTCTGCGCTCGAAGCGCGTGAGCGCCATCGTCACCTACGAAAGCCCCGTCGATCTGCGGCTCGGCTACGAGTACCCCGCGCAGCCCGATATCATCCACGCGCGCGCGATCATCGGCGCGCTCTGCGACGGGCCGCCCGTTCGCAAGCCGGCGTGTTATCGCAGCGCGTCGCCGCGCTACGCCGTGCACGCCGGCATGCCGCCGGTCATGCTGATCGCGGCCGGCCGCGATCACGTCGTCAACCTGCAATTCGAACGTTTCCTGCGCGACGAGTTGCGCGGCGACGGCGTCCCGGTTACCTACCTCGAGCTGCCCTGGGCCGACCACGCTTTCGAAACGGTCGCCGGCGGCTTCCACGATCGAATCGCGCTATGGTACCTGCGCCGATTCCTAGCCCGAACGGCCGGTACTCAAGCGGGCGTTTCGCGCGATTCGTGGAACGCAGGCGAAGATGCTCGCTCTCTCTCACGTCGTCCTGCACCTCACGCTCGCGTGTAA
- a CDS encoding hydrolase gives MIDTREFFSGLTALVVIDLQRGVVDRETAPHTAKDVVTRTGRLVEAFHGKRLPVVFVRVSFDAGGGDALAPLLDDAVAAASRPAGWDEIVPDLGARASDTIVTKRNWGAFYGTDLDLQLRRRSVTRIVLCGISTNIGVESTARDAYERNYPILFVEDAMAAMTAEEHAHAVGGVFRRMGIVRSSDAVVGALAGAAY, from the coding sequence ATGATCGATACCCGCGAGTTTTTTAGCGGCTTAACCGCGCTCGTGGTCATCGATCTGCAGAGGGGCGTGGTCGATCGCGAAACCGCTCCGCACACGGCGAAGGATGTCGTAACGAGAACCGGTCGCCTGGTGGAGGCATTCCACGGGAAGCGATTGCCGGTCGTCTTCGTGCGTGTCTCGTTCGACGCCGGCGGCGGCGACGCGCTCGCGCCATTGCTCGACGACGCCGTCGCGGCCGCCTCCAGACCAGCCGGTTGGGACGAGATCGTTCCCGACCTCGGCGCGCGCGCGAGCGATACGATCGTGACCAAGCGAAATTGGGGCGCGTTCTACGGTACGGACCTCGATCTGCAACTGCGCCGCCGCAGTGTAACGCGCATCGTACTCTGCGGGATCAGCACGAACATCGGCGTCGAATCAACGGCTCGCGACGCCTACGAGCGCAACTACCCGATCCTTTTCGTGGAAGACGCGATGGCCGCAATGACTGCCGAGGAACACGCGCACGCCGTCGGCGGAGTTTTCCGCCGCATGGGAATCGTACGCTCGAGCGATGCGGTGGTCGGAGCGTTAGCCGGGGCCGCCTACTGA
- a CDS encoding zinc-ribbon domain containing protein, producing MYQDEKLNCVDCSREFAFTAGEQEFYAAKGFQNKPNRCPDCRAARKANQGGGGGRGNYSGGGAAGGGGARREMFQATCSQCGGVAEVPFQPRGDKPVYCRDCFASRPSYR from the coding sequence ATGTACCAAGATGAAAAACTGAACTGCGTTGACTGTTCGCGCGAGTTCGCATTTACTGCCGGCGAGCAAGAGTTCTACGCTGCCAAAGGTTTCCAGAACAAGCCGAATCGTTGCCCCGATTGCCGCGCCGCGCGCAAGGCGAATCAGGGTGGCGGCGGCGGCCGTGGTAACTACAGCGGCGGCGGAGCTGCCGGTGGCGGCGGCGCGCGTCGCGAGATGTTCCAAGCAACGTGCAGCCAGTGCGGCGGCGTGGCGGAAGTCCCGTTCCAACCGCGCGGCGACAAGCCCGTATACTGCCGCGATTGCTTCGCGAGCCGTCCGAGCTACCGCTAA
- a CDS encoding mechanosensitive ion channel family protein has translation MSRMKALFCCLAACAAMAAPASAQLFPGFPGTSSAPVSPGGIRQEGVYTTAPVMLDGQVLFRIASLTSAPSDSMPLGLRQSSIQNALAEIVSAQGAGTAYDPQSLRVQMRMVGDQALLEVVDAKHRDPLPLLTITTVDAKYHQQAVAHVAKSWQNTVQKALEAALRIREPAQVRDNVGDVVRLGIALVVLTLIVWGIMAAVGRKIAAIEALSAARDRELENEQARSAPEQPQAPENRRRFLALALRAASPVQRLRVYRAIDGILLWGTLLVWVAAITWGLSLFSQTTPYAHALARGALGVLAIWVVAGLLDRILDVVIARSATAWHSGYSMTAEERARQLLRIPTITQALAGFKTFVVVFLAALASLSQIGIPIGSVVTIGGVAALAVTFAAQNFVRDFVGGFLILFEDQYVVGDYVTINGHSGLVEQLTLRMVQIRDGAGNLITISHSAVTLVINQSRYWSRVDYRVSVDPAADISKALAALREAVEGLATDPQWRNAFLGPVEWIGVEAMTRDYVAIRASIKTAPLRQFDLRRELNARVQATFARAGVGFGAPLPETL, from the coding sequence ATGAGTCGTATGAAGGCCCTCTTTTGTTGCTTGGCCGCCTGCGCCGCGATGGCGGCGCCCGCGAGTGCCCAGCTCTTTCCGGGCTTTCCGGGCACCTCGTCCGCACCGGTCTCGCCGGGCGGAATTCGTCAAGAGGGCGTCTATACGACGGCTCCGGTCATGCTCGATGGCCAGGTCCTCTTTCGGATCGCCTCGCTAACGTCGGCGCCCAGCGACTCGATGCCGCTCGGCCTGCGCCAGAGCTCTATCCAAAATGCGCTGGCGGAAATTGTCTCGGCGCAGGGCGCCGGGACGGCCTACGACCCGCAGAGCTTGCGGGTCCAAATGCGGATGGTCGGCGACCAGGCGCTCCTGGAAGTGGTCGACGCAAAACATCGCGACCCGCTTCCATTGCTGACGATTACCACCGTCGATGCCAAATACCATCAGCAGGCGGTCGCACACGTTGCGAAATCGTGGCAGAATACGGTACAAAAGGCGCTCGAAGCGGCACTTCGCATACGCGAGCCCGCACAGGTCCGCGATAACGTCGGCGATGTCGTGCGTCTGGGCATTGCGCTCGTCGTTCTCACGCTCATCGTGTGGGGAATCATGGCCGCCGTGGGGCGCAAGATCGCGGCCATCGAGGCGCTATCGGCGGCACGAGATCGCGAGCTGGAAAACGAGCAAGCGCGCTCCGCCCCGGAGCAGCCGCAGGCCCCCGAGAACCGCCGCCGTTTTCTGGCGCTGGCCTTACGCGCGGCCTCGCCGGTTCAACGCCTGCGGGTCTATCGCGCGATCGACGGGATCTTGCTCTGGGGTACGCTCCTGGTCTGGGTTGCCGCGATCACCTGGGGGCTCTCGCTCTTTTCGCAAACCACGCCGTACGCGCACGCTCTCGCGCGCGGCGCACTGGGCGTGCTCGCGATCTGGGTCGTTGCCGGACTGCTCGACCGCATACTCGACGTCGTTATCGCCCGATCGGCGACGGCGTGGCACTCGGGTTACTCGATGACCGCCGAAGAACGCGCGCGGCAGCTCCTGCGCATTCCGACGATCACCCAAGCGCTCGCGGGCTTCAAGACCTTCGTCGTCGTCTTTCTGGCCGCGCTCGCGAGCTTGAGTCAAATCGGTATCCCGATCGGATCGGTCGTCACCATCGGCGGCGTCGCCGCCCTTGCGGTGACCTTCGCAGCGCAGAATTTCGTCCGCGATTTCGTCGGCGGTTTTTTGATTTTGTTCGAAGATCAGTATGTGGTCGGCGACTACGTAACGATCAACGGGCACAGCGGATTGGTCGAGCAGTTAACGCTGCGCATGGTGCAGATCCGCGACGGCGCCGGCAATCTCATAACGATCTCGCACAGCGCCGTTACGCTCGTGATCAACCAATCACGCTACTGGTCGCGCGTGGACTATCGCGTCTCGGTCGATCCGGCCGCCGACATTTCGAAAGCGCTTGCGGCTCTGCGCGAAGCCGTCGAGGGACTCGCAACCGATCCGCAGTGGCGCAACGCCTTTCTCGGTCCGGTGGAATGGATCGGCGTCGAAGCGATGACGCGCGACTACGTCGCGATCCGCGCCAGCATTAAGACCGCTCCTCTACGACAGTTCGACCTGCGCCGCGAACTCAACGCGCGCGTTCAGGCAACGTTCGCCCGCGCCGGCGTGGGCTTCGGCGCCCCGCTTCCCGAGACGCTCTAG
- a CDS encoding sigma-70 family RNA polymerase sigma factor — protein MGYQPLLNDLADDKDALARAFAAHDRTAFEEAYRRYGALLYSVAYNVLHNTDDAQDCVHDSLVRVWRNARAYSLQRGALRSFLAVCVRNEAISRQRTATRRSRLSERMEREATVSEEFAIEDFVENRRLHDALATLPEEQRLPLLLAYFRGKTHVEIAQELGAPLGTIKSRISHGLRKLGSTLQVETAP, from the coding sequence ATGGGATACCAGCCGTTGCTCAACGATCTCGCGGACGATAAGGACGCGCTGGCGCGCGCCTTCGCGGCGCACGATCGGACCGCGTTCGAGGAGGCCTACCGCCGCTACGGGGCGCTGCTCTATTCCGTCGCGTACAACGTGCTCCACAATACCGACGACGCGCAGGATTGCGTTCACGACAGTCTCGTCCGAGTCTGGCGAAACGCCCGTGCCTACAGCCTGCAGCGCGGCGCACTTCGCTCGTTCTTGGCGGTCTGCGTCCGCAACGAAGCGATCTCCCGGCAGCGCACCGCAACGCGGCGCAGCCGCCTGAGCGAACGGATGGAACGAGAGGCAACGGTGAGTGAAGAGTTTGCGATCGAGGACTTCGTGGAAAATCGCCGGCTTCACGATGCGCTCGCGACGCTTCCCGAAGAGCAGCGTCTTCCGCTGCTGCTGGCCTATTTCCGCGGCAAGACGCACGTTGAAATCGCGCAAGAACTCGGGGCGCCGCTGGGCACGATTAAGAGCCGCATCTCCCACGGCCTGCGCAAGTTAGGCAGCACCCTTCAGGTAGAAACGGCGCCATGA
- a CDS encoding zf-HC2 domain-containing protein: protein MNDHIDELAELYALGTLDAAEHAAVERHIATCAACARRLREAEATVTAMAELQPRHNPPEPLGRRILASITPRGTRFDPRAFGGALAAALIVAVGAFGYANVQIGGMHRAMSQDDRALAQIAAGPFAHVAFETRARPTSAQVLYSRDGAWYYVVVMHPDPAMQIAYVHDHRMEMLGHVRMHGSSGTLYLPVNHKMDDLALIEDGTVIADAHLTY from the coding sequence ATGAACGATCACATCGACGAACTTGCCGAACTCTATGCGCTCGGTACGCTGGACGCGGCGGAGCACGCCGCGGTGGAACGTCACATAGCGACGTGTGCGGCGTGCGCGCGGCGTTTGCGCGAAGCCGAGGCGACGGTGACGGCGATGGCCGAACTTCAGCCGCGTCATAACCCGCCCGAGCCCTTGGGCCGCCGCATCCTGGCGAGCATTACGCCGCGCGGCACGCGATTCGATCCGCGCGCGTTCGGCGGCGCATTGGCCGCCGCGCTCATCGTCGCCGTGGGGGCCTTCGGGTACGCGAACGTTCAGATCGGCGGCATGCATCGCGCCATGTCGCAGGACGATCGAGCGCTCGCGCAAATCGCCGCCGGGCCGTTCGCACACGTCGCCTTCGAAACGCGAGCGCGACCGACCTCGGCGCAGGTGCTGTACTCGCGCGACGGTGCGTGGTACTACGTGGTCGTGATGCATCCCGATCCCGCGATGCAGATCGCTTACGTGCACGATCATCGCATGGAGATGCTCGGCCACGTGCGCATGCACGGCAGCAGCGGTACGCTCTACCTCCCGGTCAATCACAAAATGGACGATCTCGCGCTCATCGAGGACGGCACGGTGATAGCCGACGCGCACCTCACCTACTAG
- a CDS encoding redoxin family protein, whose product MNVFLSAVLTASLLAGASALAGHSTSLPSLQPVLQDTRWYNGRADAASLKGKVVVVDVFTVDCINCQNVTPELRKLHASDARRGLAVIGVHTPETSWEKNPRHVAAGLAQLGVTWPVAIDDDRRIWNAYGVSAWPTQLIFDRHGVLRATIVGDSQDAQVERVVNGLLSQR is encoded by the coding sequence ATGAACGTGTTCTTGAGCGCCGTACTTACGGCGAGCCTTCTGGCGGGCGCGAGCGCCCTCGCGGGGCATTCCACCTCGCTGCCCTCGCTCCAACCCGTTTTGCAGGACACGCGCTGGTATAACGGGCGCGCCGACGCAGCCTCGCTCAAGGGCAAAGTCGTTGTGGTCGACGTGTTTACCGTGGATTGCATCAACTGTCAAAACGTCACGCCGGAACTGCGGAAACTTCACGCAAGCGACGCGCGGCGCGGCCTCGCCGTCATCGGCGTTCACACGCCCGAGACCTCGTGGGAGAAAAATCCGCGCCACGTGGCCGCCGGCTTGGCCCAGCTCGGGGTCACGTGGCCGGTCGCGATCGACGACGATCGACGCATTTGGAACGCCTATGGCGTAAGCGCGTGGCCGACTCAGCTGATTTTCGACCGTCACGGCGTGCTGCGGGCCACAATCGTCGGCGATTCACAAGACGCGCAAGTCGAGCGCGTGGTAAATGGCTTACTCTCGCAGCGTTAG
- a CDS encoding tetratricopeptide repeat protein — MVPLRAALEAERAGRMLESFRLCADALRAVPDDADALNLMGRLCGAGGDAVAAIGFQRHALLVDPEHTRARADLDRALAPFPSRASGDAAFAAACELRPDIAAHHLAPGTLPAFPALDRARALLDEAVALNPGNGAAHAALGNVLARTGAFAEALAAYRRAVLLEPDAADAQLATAEIEYNFDDLESARYHYANAFARCILFSTPAPQGARRSVLVLARPAPGSANVPLDFVVDHERIAIHRLYLPNDDTAALSSPLPSYDLIFNAVSESEAAAGAVGLAAQFIDSQSKPVFNHPRNLWKTARPSLAPALRDVPHCIVPQTRRLARDVSLDAASFPLLARPIDSHAGRDLERVENNAELAAYIADRPSEPGFDVTEYVEYRSADGYYRKYRIMFVDGLAYPYHLAISPNWMIHYKTSAMFDCQWMRDEEAAFLNDPGAVFPYWIETMEALAAAIGLDYFGIDAARTDGGELLVFEADAATFVHAKDSPERFPYKPPAVARIVAAVGAMFERALTLRE, encoded by the coding sequence ATGGTTCCTTTGCGCGCGGCGCTCGAGGCCGAGCGGGCCGGCCGGATGCTCGAAAGCTTTCGACTCTGCGCCGACGCTCTGCGCGCAGTGCCCGACGATGCCGACGCGCTCAACTTGATGGGCCGGCTCTGCGGCGCCGGCGGCGATGCGGTTGCCGCGATCGGATTCCAGCGTCACGCCTTGCTCGTCGATCCGGAGCACACGCGCGCAAGGGCCGATCTCGATCGAGCGTTGGCGCCGTTCCCATCGCGAGCCTCCGGCGACGCGGCGTTTGCCGCCGCCTGCGAACTTCGGCCGGATATTGCCGCGCACCATCTCGCGCCTGGAACGCTGCCGGCGTTCCCCGCGCTCGATCGCGCGCGCGCTCTCCTCGACGAAGCCGTGGCCTTGAATCCCGGCAACGGCGCCGCGCACGCGGCGCTCGGCAACGTGCTCGCGCGAACCGGCGCTTTCGCCGAAGCGCTGGCGGCGTATCGCCGCGCGGTATTGCTCGAGCCCGATGCGGCCGACGCGCAACTCGCGACGGCCGAGATAGAATACAACTTCGACGATCTGGAAAGCGCGCGCTATCACTATGCGAACGCATTCGCCCGGTGCATTCTATTTAGCACTCCCGCTCCGCAAGGCGCGCGCCGCTCGGTGCTCGTGCTTGCCCGTCCGGCGCCGGGCAGCGCGAACGTTCCGCTCGACTTCGTGGTCGATCACGAACGAATCGCGATCCACCGGCTGTATCTGCCCAACGACGACACCGCGGCGTTATCGTCGCCGCTCCCGTCGTACGACCTGATTTTCAATGCCGTCTCTGAGAGTGAGGCGGCGGCAGGCGCCGTCGGGCTCGCCGCGCAGTTTATCGACTCGCAGAGCAAGCCCGTATTCAATCATCCGCGCAACCTGTGGAAGACGGCGCGGCCGTCGTTGGCGCCCGCGTTACGGGACGTCCCGCATTGCATCGTTCCGCAGACGCGGCGACTCGCCCGCGACGTATCGCTTGACGCAGCGAGCTTTCCGCTGCTCGCACGGCCGATCGATAGCCATGCCGGGCGCGATTTGGAACGGGTCGAAAACAACGCCGAATTGGCGGCCTACATCGCCGATCGGCCGAGCGAACCGGGTTTCGATGTAACGGAGTACGTGGAGTATCGCAGCGCCGACGGATATTACCGCAAGTATCGCATCATGTTCGTCGACGGTCTCGCGTACCCGTATCATTTGGCGATCTCGCCGAACTGGATGATTCACTACAAGACGAGCGCGATGTTCGATTGCCAGTGGATGCGCGACGAAGAAGCCGCCTTCCTCAACGATCCCGGCGCGGTATTTCCATATTGGATCGAGACAATGGAGGCTCTCGCCGCGGCGATCGGCCTCGACTACTTCGGCATCGACGCGGCGCGCACGGATGGCGGCGAACTGCTCGTGTTCGAAGCCGACGCCGCAACGTTCGTGCACGCGAAAGATTCTCCGGAGCGCTTCCCGTACAAGCCGCCCGCAGTCGCGCGGATCGTCGCCGCCGTGGGCGCGATGTTCGAGCGCGCGCTAACGCTGCGAGAGTAA